In Capsicum annuum cultivar UCD-10X-F1 chromosome 7, UCD10Xv1.1, whole genome shotgun sequence, one genomic interval encodes:
- the LOC107877932 gene encoding angio-associated migratory cell protein isoform X1, with protein MNAPSPHHEDDEHEDDVYIDENDIIQEINVDEEELVDADEDDDDDEDGQDGGGFIDEADDSLHTFTGHTGELYTVTCSPTDATLVVTGGGDDKAFMWKIGQGDFALELQGHTDSVSSLVFSTDGQLLASGSLDGHIRLWDVTSGGLKDTLEGPGGGIEWVRWHPRGHVVLAGSEDSSVWMWIADTSAFMNTFLGHGASVTCGGFTPDGKLICTGSDDATLRIWDPKSAQSIHAVRGHPYHTEGLTCLTISSDSTLALTGSKDGSAHIVNIITGRVDTSLSAHTDSIECASFSLSAPWAATGGMDNKLIIWDLQQSLPRSTCEHPEGVTCLLWLGQCRYVATGCVDGKVRIWDSLSGECAKTFSGHADAIQSLAASSNGEYLVSVSIDGTARVFEIAEFN; from the exons ATGAACGCTCCGTCACCCCACCACGAAGACGACGAACACGAAGATGATGTCTATATAGATGAAAAtgatattattcaagaaatcaatgtTGATGAAGAAG AGCTTGTTGAtgctgatgaagatgatgatgatgatgaagatggacAAGATGGAGGAGGATTTATAG ATGAAGCTGATGATTCCCTTCATACATTCACGGGCCATACTG GTGAATTATACACTGTTACCTGCAGCCCGACAGATGCTACTTTGGTGGTAACAGGTGGCGGAGATGATAAAGCATTCATGTGGAAGATCGGTCAAGGTGATTTTGCTTTGGAGTTGCAAG GTCACACAGATTCTGTATCTAGTTTGGTGTTTAGTACTGATGGTCAGCTGCTTGCTTCTGGGAGTCTTGATGGACATATAAGATTGTGGGACGTAACTTCAGGAGGTCTGAAGGACACACTTGAAGGTCCTGGAGGTGGAATAGAG TGGGTCAGGTGGCATCCAAGAGGACATGTGGTGTTGGCAGGTTCGGAGGACTCTTCTGTATGGATGTGGATTGCTGATACCAGTGCTTTCATGAACACGTTTTTAGGTCATGGTGCTAGTGTAACCTGTGGTGGTTTCACTCCTGATG GTAAATTAATTTGTACTGGGTCTGATGATGCAACCCTGCGGATATGGGATCCAAAGAGTGCCCAAAGTATCCATGCGGTAAGAG GTCATCCCTATCATACGGAAGGACTGACATGCTTGACAATCAGCTCGGATTCTACTCTTGCTCTCACAGGCTCAAAGGATGGTTCTGCTCACATTGTGAATATAATTACTGGAAGG GTTGACACTTCTCTGAGTGCTCATACAGATTCGATAGAATGTGCCAGCTTTTCATTAAG CGCTCCTTGGGCTGCAACTGGAGGCATGGATAATAAGCTTATTATCTGGGACTTACAACAGTCCTTACCTCGCTCCACATGTGAACATCCG GAGGGCGTGACATGCTTATTGTGGCTGGGGCAATGTAGATATGTGGCAACAGGCTGTGTTGACGGTAAAGTGCGGATATGGGATAGCCTTTCTGGAGAATGTGCGAAGACCTTTAGCGGACATGCTGATGCAATTCAGTCTCTAGCTGCATCGTCCAATGGGGAGTACCTCGTTTCTGTCTCGATCGATGGAACAGCACGAGTGTTTGAGATAGCAGAGTTCAACTGA
- the LOC124885735 gene encoding PE-PGRS family protein PE_PGRS16-like, which translates to MADVVPSIEYDSHVGGESCPGFDKELSEDLGDCNDLGFGEDFVKAEIPHEPTFIKNLSGCGTTDRGENLGGGDDVSSIGKDLGGCGGGVFAISRGLGDGSVAARGENLGGGSSDFFASSGDFGDVGVAATSEDLGGGGVSTIGGDLGNGGGVARDQYLAGCGSDFFAAGGDFGVNSVAGRGEDLGGGGGSNKSDDLGSVNGVSATGENLGGVSAGINQNLCDTTFVTTTNVPVIPFDWENKSDVSEKSDYCDFFDEGEDDEYGSDVHEEVRILREQKRAAKRKRSDETKKRKKQEPRAKGVSLGKKGVDVGYDEILSKKKNSLEGKIAGDEPYIDSDDEVSFEIDSDQDIYGDAEVEQPARREGKTRRAKRNY; encoded by the coding sequence ATGGCAGATGTGGTCCCATCTATTGAATATGACTCCCATGTGGGAGGAGAATCTTGTCCTGGTTTTGATAAAGAGTTAAGTGAAGACTTAGGGGACTGTAATGATTTAGGGTTTGGAGAGGACTTTGTAAAAGCTGAAATACCTCATGAACCTACTTTTATTAAAAACTTGAGTGGTTGTGGTACTACAGATAGGGGTGAAAACCTAGGTGGTGGTGATGATGTTTCTTCTATTGGTAAGGACTTaggtggttgtggtggtggtgttttTGCTATTAGTAGGGGCTTGGGTGATGGTAGTGTTGCTGCTAGGGGTGAGAACTTAGGTGGGGGTAGTAGTGATTTTTTTGCTAGTAGTGGGGACTTTGGTGATGTTGGTGTTGCTGCTACGAGTGAGGACttaggtggtggtggtgtttctACTATTGGTGGGGACTTGGGTAATGGTGGTGGTGTTGCTAGGGATCAGTACTTAGCTGGTTGTGGCAGTGATTTTTTTGCTGCTGGTGGGGACTTTGGTGTTAATAGTGTTGCTGGTAGGGGTGAGGActtaggtggtggtggtggtagtaatAAGAGTGATGATTTGGGTAGTGTAAACGGTGTTTCTGCTACTGGTGAGAATTTAGGTGGTGTTTCTGCTGGTATTAATCAGAATTTATGTGACACTACTTTTGTTACTACAACAAATGTCCCAGTCATTCCATTCGATTgggaaaataaaagtgatgttAGTGAAAAGTcagattattgtgatttctttgATGAAGGTGAAGATGATGAGTATGGTAGTGATGTTCATGAGGAGGTAAGGATTTTGAGGGAACAAAAAAGGGCTGCCAAAAGGAAGAGATCTGatgaaacaaaaaagagaaaaaaacaagagCCTAGAGCAAAAGGTGTTAGCTTAGGTAAAAAGGGAGTGGATGTGGGATATGATGAGATTttatccaagaaaaaaaatagtctaGAGGGCAAGATAGCTGGAGATGAGCCATATATTGATTCAGATGATGAGGTAAGTTTTGAAATAGATTCTGATCAGGATATTTATGGGGATGCTGAGGTTGAACAACCTGCTAGAAGAGAAGGAAAAACAAGGAGAGCAAAAAGAAATTATTAG
- the LOC107877932 gene encoding angio-associated migratory cell protein isoform X2, producing MNAPSPHHEDDEHEDDVYIDENDIIQEINVDEEDEADDSLHTFTGHTGELYTVTCSPTDATLVVTGGGDDKAFMWKIGQGDFALELQGHTDSVSSLVFSTDGQLLASGSLDGHIRLWDVTSGGLKDTLEGPGGGIEWVRWHPRGHVVLAGSEDSSVWMWIADTSAFMNTFLGHGASVTCGGFTPDGKLICTGSDDATLRIWDPKSAQSIHAVRGHPYHTEGLTCLTISSDSTLALTGSKDGSAHIVNIITGRVDTSLSAHTDSIECASFSLSAPWAATGGMDNKLIIWDLQQSLPRSTCEHPEGVTCLLWLGQCRYVATGCVDGKVRIWDSLSGECAKTFSGHADAIQSLAASSNGEYLVSVSIDGTARVFEIAEFN from the exons ATGAACGCTCCGTCACCCCACCACGAAGACGACGAACACGAAGATGATGTCTATATAGATGAAAAtgatattattcaagaaatcaatgtTGATGAAGAAG ATGAAGCTGATGATTCCCTTCATACATTCACGGGCCATACTG GTGAATTATACACTGTTACCTGCAGCCCGACAGATGCTACTTTGGTGGTAACAGGTGGCGGAGATGATAAAGCATTCATGTGGAAGATCGGTCAAGGTGATTTTGCTTTGGAGTTGCAAG GTCACACAGATTCTGTATCTAGTTTGGTGTTTAGTACTGATGGTCAGCTGCTTGCTTCTGGGAGTCTTGATGGACATATAAGATTGTGGGACGTAACTTCAGGAGGTCTGAAGGACACACTTGAAGGTCCTGGAGGTGGAATAGAG TGGGTCAGGTGGCATCCAAGAGGACATGTGGTGTTGGCAGGTTCGGAGGACTCTTCTGTATGGATGTGGATTGCTGATACCAGTGCTTTCATGAACACGTTTTTAGGTCATGGTGCTAGTGTAACCTGTGGTGGTTTCACTCCTGATG GTAAATTAATTTGTACTGGGTCTGATGATGCAACCCTGCGGATATGGGATCCAAAGAGTGCCCAAAGTATCCATGCGGTAAGAG GTCATCCCTATCATACGGAAGGACTGACATGCTTGACAATCAGCTCGGATTCTACTCTTGCTCTCACAGGCTCAAAGGATGGTTCTGCTCACATTGTGAATATAATTACTGGAAGG GTTGACACTTCTCTGAGTGCTCATACAGATTCGATAGAATGTGCCAGCTTTTCATTAAG CGCTCCTTGGGCTGCAACTGGAGGCATGGATAATAAGCTTATTATCTGGGACTTACAACAGTCCTTACCTCGCTCCACATGTGAACATCCG GAGGGCGTGACATGCTTATTGTGGCTGGGGCAATGTAGATATGTGGCAACAGGCTGTGTTGACGGTAAAGTGCGGATATGGGATAGCCTTTCTGGAGAATGTGCGAAGACCTTTAGCGGACATGCTGATGCAATTCAGTCTCTAGCTGCATCGTCCAATGGGGAGTACCTCGTTTCTGTCTCGATCGATGGAACAGCACGAGTGTTTGAGATAGCAGAGTTCAACTGA